In Mycobacterium sp. Aquia_216, a genomic segment contains:
- a CDS encoding CocE/NonD family hydrolase — MAQQHPPAREDKVFMPSHPLEPGARYGVLSGFDPGTRILRTGFRLAPQFRELPVDIVLDKDVAVTMRDGVTIYVDILRPVGSENGTEKVPVIVAWSPYGKGEGSAPAAMGVFGLVGLDNKIVSGLHKFEGPDPAYWCAQGYAICNPDARGVSDSEGDSVLWDRQEGQDCHDLIEWLAVQEWCTGKVAMSGTSYLAVAQWFAAAEQPQHLTAINPWEGVSDVYRDLVMRGGIPDTGFARQLRDNSYWGMNRKEDILAEAERYPLVNDLWRNKIPRVDRITVPAYVVASYSNTLHTAGTFRAWRRIGSKDKWLRIHNSQEWPDYYDEANREDLRRFFDHFLKGDDNGWELTPRVRYAILDLRGGDRVNLPADRFPPAGVAYAKYYLDAASRTLRTRPPVQEATVAYDAEAANQAEPNFASFLVGFDEQTTMVGYPKARLWVEADGADDMDLFVFVQKLDEHGTPLQQFTVPNRGARIHDVTERGASILRYKGSEGRLRVSMRHLDEELSTDEVPAHSFDRVEKLSPGTAVEIDIDLLPIGLVFHPGEQLRLVVSAQNLFGPWMPGLREYTPRNSGRHLVHTGGSHASYLQLPVQTVG, encoded by the coding sequence GTGGCTCAGCAGCACCCGCCGGCGCGGGAAGACAAGGTGTTCATGCCGTCGCATCCGCTGGAACCGGGTGCGAGGTACGGCGTGCTGAGCGGCTTCGATCCCGGCACCCGGATCCTGCGGACGGGATTTCGGCTCGCGCCCCAATTCAGGGAGCTGCCGGTCGACATCGTGCTGGACAAGGACGTGGCGGTCACCATGCGCGACGGCGTGACGATCTACGTCGACATCCTGCGGCCGGTGGGCTCCGAAAACGGCACCGAAAAGGTCCCGGTCATCGTGGCCTGGAGCCCGTACGGCAAGGGTGAGGGGAGCGCCCCGGCCGCGATGGGCGTATTCGGCCTGGTCGGCCTGGACAACAAGATCGTGTCGGGCTTGCACAAGTTCGAGGGCCCCGACCCGGCCTATTGGTGCGCGCAGGGTTACGCGATCTGCAATCCGGATGCTCGGGGCGTCTCCGACTCCGAGGGCGACAGCGTCCTGTGGGATCGCCAGGAGGGCCAGGACTGCCACGACCTGATCGAGTGGCTGGCCGTCCAGGAGTGGTGCACCGGCAAGGTCGCGATGAGCGGCACCTCCTACCTTGCGGTCGCGCAATGGTTCGCCGCCGCCGAACAACCGCAGCACCTGACGGCGATCAACCCCTGGGAGGGGGTGAGCGACGTCTACCGCGACCTGGTGATGCGCGGCGGCATACCCGACACCGGCTTCGCCAGGCAGCTCCGGGACAACAGTTACTGGGGCATGAACCGGAAGGAAGACATCCTCGCCGAGGCCGAGCGCTACCCGCTCGTCAACGACCTGTGGCGCAACAAGATCCCGCGCGTGGACCGAATCACGGTGCCGGCGTATGTCGTAGCCAGCTACTCCAACACCCTGCACACGGCCGGCACCTTCCGCGCCTGGCGTCGGATCGGGTCGAAGGACAAGTGGCTGCGCATCCACAACAGCCAGGAGTGGCCGGATTACTACGACGAGGCCAACCGGGAGGATCTGCGCCGATTCTTCGATCACTTCTTGAAGGGCGACGACAACGGATGGGAGCTGACCCCCCGTGTTCGCTACGCCATTCTCGACCTGCGCGGCGGCGACCGAGTCAACCTGCCCGCGGATCGGTTCCCGCCGGCGGGCGTCGCCTACGCGAAGTACTACCTGGACGCAGCGTCGCGCACGCTGCGCACGCGACCGCCCGTTCAGGAGGCGACGGTGGCGTACGACGCGGAGGCGGCCAACCAAGCGGAGCCGAACTTCGCCTCCTTCCTGGTCGGCTTCGACGAGCAGACCACGATGGTCGGCTACCCGAAGGCGCGGCTGTGGGTCGAGGCCGACGGCGCCGACGACATGGACCTGTTTGTGTTCGTCCAGAAGCTCGACGAGCACGGGACGCCGCTGCAGCAGTTCACCGTGCCCAATCGCGGCGCGCGCATCCACGACGTCACCGAGCGGGGGGCATCGATCCTGCGTTACAAGGGTTCTGAGGGGCGCCTGCGCGTGTCGATGCGGCACCTGGACGAGGAGCTGTCGACCGACGAAGTCCCCGCCCACAGCTTTGACCGAGTCGAGAAGCTGAGCCCCGGCACCGCCGTCGAGATCGACATCGACCTGCTGCCGATCGGTCTGGTGTTTCACCCCGGCGAGCAGCTTCGGCTGGTCGTGAGCGCCCAGAACCTTTTTGGTCCCTGGATGCCCGGGCTGCGCGAATACACGCCGCGCAACAGTGGGCGGCACCTCGTCCACACCGGAGGATCCCATGCCTCGTATCTGCAACTGCCGGTCCAGACGGTCGGATGA
- a CDS encoding TetR/AcrR family transcriptional regulator, translating to MSAPTGLRRGRRPGASTTRRAILDAARTRFAADGFAATTIRRVAADAGVDASLVMQFFRTKEELFAAVMSILPEALQRLGSAFEGPDERLGERVVRAFLGVWEGEPRDSEPLMAMLRGAIANERGTAQLREFIQARLIDGVRSRPGDHEDAALRAGLASSMLVGIVVGRRIVGVPVLADTDGETLIALVAPGIQSVLVAGQDQ from the coding sequence ATGAGCGCGCCGACCGGACTGCGCAGGGGGCGTCGGCCCGGTGCGAGCACCACTCGGCGGGCCATCCTTGACGCGGCCCGCACCAGGTTCGCCGCCGACGGTTTCGCCGCGACCACGATCAGGCGGGTCGCCGCCGACGCCGGGGTGGACGCGTCGCTGGTCATGCAGTTCTTCCGCACGAAGGAGGAGCTGTTCGCCGCCGTCATGTCGATCTTGCCGGAAGCGCTGCAGCGCTTGGGATCGGCGTTCGAGGGGCCCGATGAACGGCTGGGGGAGCGGGTGGTCCGCGCCTTCCTCGGTGTCTGGGAGGGTGAACCGCGCGATTCCGAACCGCTGATGGCGATGCTGCGGGGCGCGATAGCCAACGAACGTGGGACTGCGCAGCTGCGCGAGTTCATCCAGGCCCGGCTGATCGACGGCGTCCGCTCGCGACCGGGTGACCACGAAGACGCCGCCCTGCGTGCCGGACTGGCGTCCTCGATGCTGGTCGGTATCGTCGTCGGACGACGCATCGTGGGCGTGCCCGTTCTGGCGGACACGGACGGCGAAACGCTGATCGCCCTTGTGGCGCCCGGGATTCAAAGCGTGTTGGTCGCCGGGCAGGACCAGTAG
- a CDS encoding FAD-binding protein produces MVDWTEEHDVLVAGSGGGGVTGAYTAAREGLEVLLVEATSKFGGTTAYSGGGGVWFPGNPVLVRAGTDDTIEDALTYYRAVVGERTPRELQETFVRGGAPLIEYLEQDPLLKFVPLPWPDYYGKAPKARLDGQRHIAAKPLKVAAAPELREMIRGPLDTDRLGAETPSDYYLGGRALIARFLKAIEQYPTASLHRDTALVELVVSDGPERRVIGAIVENAGQRRAIRTRLGVLLAAGGFEANEELRARYGVPGVARDTMGGPGSRGLALQAGIAAGADTDLLDQAWWSPGMTHPDGRSAFALWFTGGIFVNQSGNRFVNESRAYDRAGREIIAQLQDGSITLPYWMIYDDKEGEVPPVKAANVSIVETEKYVAAGLWHTADTLEELAAKIGVPPERLAATVARFNGFAAAGVDEDFGRGDEAFDRAFSAGASPLVPIDSPPYHAAAFGISDLGTKGGLRTDSAARVLDTSGNPIPGLYAAGNTMAAPSGLAYPGGGNPIGTSMLFSHLAVLDMRDRRR; encoded by the coding sequence ATGGTCGACTGGACGGAAGAGCATGACGTGCTGGTCGCGGGATCGGGTGGCGGCGGGGTCACCGGCGCCTACACCGCGGCACGCGAAGGCCTCGAGGTGCTGCTGGTCGAGGCGACGTCGAAATTCGGTGGCACCACGGCGTACTCCGGCGGGGGTGGCGTCTGGTTCCCGGGCAATCCGGTGCTGGTGCGGGCCGGCACCGACGACACCATCGAGGACGCGCTCACCTACTACCGGGCCGTGGTCGGCGAGCGCACGCCTCGCGAACTGCAAGAGACGTTCGTGCGCGGCGGCGCGCCGCTGATCGAGTACCTCGAACAAGACCCGCTCCTGAAGTTCGTGCCGTTGCCCTGGCCCGACTACTACGGCAAGGCGCCGAAGGCGCGCCTGGATGGTCAGCGCCACATCGCCGCCAAGCCCCTGAAAGTGGCCGCCGCTCCCGAACTGCGCGAGATGATCCGCGGCCCGCTGGACACCGACCGGCTGGGCGCCGAAACTCCATCGGACTACTATCTCGGCGGCCGTGCGCTGATCGCGCGATTCCTCAAGGCCATCGAGCAGTACCCGACCGCGTCGCTGCACCGCGACACCGCTCTGGTCGAGCTAGTGGTGTCCGACGGGCCGGAAAGACGGGTCATCGGCGCCATCGTCGAGAACGCGGGGCAGCGCCGGGCGATCCGCACCCGATTGGGCGTGCTGCTGGCCGCCGGCGGTTTCGAAGCCAACGAGGAGTTGCGCGCCCGGTACGGCGTGCCGGGTGTGGCGCGAGACACCATGGGCGGCCCGGGAAGTCGCGGTCTGGCGCTGCAGGCCGGCATCGCCGCGGGCGCGGACACCGACCTACTGGATCAGGCGTGGTGGTCACCGGGCATGACCCATCCCGACGGTCGCTCGGCGTTCGCGCTGTGGTTCACCGGCGGCATCTTCGTCAACCAGTCCGGCAACCGGTTCGTCAACGAGTCCCGGGCCTACGACCGGGCCGGCCGCGAGATCATCGCGCAGCTGCAAGACGGGTCGATCACGTTGCCGTACTGGATGATCTACGACGACAAAGAGGGCGAGGTGCCGCCGGTGAAGGCGGCCAACGTCAGCATCGTCGAGACCGAGAAGTACGTCGCCGCCGGCTTGTGGCACACCGCCGACACCCTCGAAGAACTGGCCGCCAAGATCGGGGTGCCGCCCGAGCGGCTGGCGGCAACGGTGGCCCGCTTCAACGGTTTTGCCGCCGCCGGCGTCGACGAGGACTTCGGCAGGGGCGACGAGGCATTCGATCGCGCGTTCTCGGCAGGTGCTTCGCCGCTGGTACCGATCGACTCACCGCCCTATCACGCGGCGGCGTTCGGCATCTCCGATCTGGGCACCAAGGGGGGCCTGCGCACCGATTCCGCGGCGCGGGTGCTCGACACCTCCGGCAACCCCATCCCCGGCCTGTACGCAGCGGGCAACACGATGGCCGCGCCCAGCGGCCTGGCCTATCCCGGTGGCGGCAACCCGATTGGGACCAGCATGCTGTTCAGCCACTTGGCGGTGCTAGACATGCGAGATCGCCGCCGCTGA